GGCGGGTTTCTGTCAGGGTGAACGGAACCGCAAAAAAAGTCGAGCGTGTTTACGCGCGAAAGTGCAGGATGCAGATCAAGCGTCGTTACCGGGCGCTTGCGGCCCCGGCGGCGTGCCGGGCGCAAGCTGCGCGCCCTGCGAACAAACGGCCAAATGGCATTACCAAGCATGTGGAGAATTATTGTGAGTGAATTTACCGTGACGATTGTGGAATACCCGGCCAAGCGCCTCACCGGCATAAAAGTGCGTTCGAACATGGCAAAAGCGCAGGAGGATTGCTCCGCCCTGTGGCAGCGTTTCTGCACCGACTATGCGCAGGTCATGCCCACTGCGTCCTATGGCGTGACTGTCATGGTCAACGCGGAAGACTTCGACTACTGGGCTGCCGTGGAAGACAAGGACGGGCGTCTGCCAGCCGACCTGGAGCACGTGGACATCCCGGCGGGCAAATACGCGGTTTGCGGCGTGCCCAACCTTGCGAGCATCGGGGAAGCGTACATGTTCATTTTTCAAAATTGGCTCGCCAGCCAGCAGACGTATGCTTATGACGAACAGTCACTGAGCTTTGAGCTGTATCCCTCGCACTGGAGCGTGGAAAATCCTTTTGAGATCTATGTGGGCATAAAGGGATAAAGGTTCCGCTCGCCCCACGCGGGGCAACTCCACTGCCATAAGCCCGGCGCCGCCATTTGCAGGCTTGTGTCGCCGCGTGCAGAGCAACCACTCCCGGCGTCACACGGACTTGTCGCGGCAGGGCTCCCTTGCCAATGGCACGTCCTGAGCGTGGCGCTCGTATCGCGCAGGTAAGCTTTTCCAGCGCTAAAAAGATCCAGCCAGAATCCTTATTGCTGGAAAGGCAGACGTGTCCTGAAGGCTGGAAACAAAACCCCAGCGGCGGCGTGTTGTCACGCTGCGCTGGGGTTTTGTCATATGTTGTGATGTCGTGAAGGCTCTGTCTCAGAAACCCCGCTTCAACACAGAAACCACAGTGTATTCTGCTAAAATGCCATAAGAGTTTTAGGGGGTGGGGGTGTGGGGGAGGAGACCCTTTTGCAAAAGGGTCCCTCCCCCACAAAGTATTCCGCCATCCGGCCCTAGCGTGCGCCCTTGGGAAAGAGCACCACGCCGACGGTCTTGAAGATGATGTTGATGTCCAGCAGGATGGACATGTTCTTGATGTAGTACAGGTCGTATTCCAGCTTGCGGCGGGCGTCTTCTTCGGACGCGCCGTAGGGGTAGCACACCTGGGCCCAGCCCGTGAGGCCGGGTTTAACCGTGTGGCGCAGGCTGTAGTAGGGTATGGTTTCCTTGAGCTTCTGCACAAAGGCCATGCGCTCGGGGCGGGGGCCGATAAAGCTCATGTCGCCTTTGAGGATGTTCCATATCTGCGGCAGTTCGTCTATGCGCACCTTGCGTATGAAGCGTCCGAAGCGGGTCACGCGGGCGTCTCCGGCGCTGGCCCAGACGGCTCCGTTCTTTTCGGCGTCAGCCCGCATGGAGCGGAATTTGTACACCGTAAATTCTTTTTCAAACAGTCCCACGCGATCCTGCTTGTAAATGACCGGGCCGGGGGATTCCAGGCGCACGATGAGGGCGGTCAGCAGCATGATGGGCGTGGCAGGTATGAGCAGCACCAGGGAAATGAGCACGTCCAGGGCGCGTTTGAGTCGCCGTAGCGAGCCGCGCGTGTTCAGCGAAAAGCCCTCTGTCTGCAGCAGCCATTCGTCCGTGATTTGTGAAAGCGGCAGGCGCTGCACCACGTGTTCGTAAAAACTGCGAATGTCCACAACCATGCTGCCGCGTAGCTTGGCTTCAAGCAGGTCGTGCGCGATTTCATCGTCAATGGGGGCGTCGGGCAGCAACAGGATCATGGTGGCCTTTTTTTCGTGGGCTATGTCCAGAGCCAGGAATGGCGGACCAAGGCAGGGGCCTGCGTCCGGGCCCTGATCGTGCTCGCCCACATAGCCGATGATTTCGGCCTGGGGCAGGCCTTCGGCCAGCAGTTGCCGCACTTTGCCGGCACGGTCAACGCCCACGAGAAGAATACGCATGGGATGGGTAAGCTTGTGCGCGTTGAGGTGATACAGCCAGCGCCAGAACAGGCTGAAGCAGAAAGAAAGCGCAAAAAGCAAGACGACGGTTTCGCGGTCAAAGCGCCAGTGCTGGAAGGCGTAGGATGCCGTTGCCGATGAAATGATGCCCAGCAGGCAGGCCACAAGCACGCGGCCCGCAGTCTCCTTGAAATCTTCCTGGCCCACGCTGTAGGCGTCAAGAATATAGAAAAACAGCATGTAGAAGAAAATGGTAAAGAGCGTGGCGCCGGTGTAGTCGTCAAAAACGCTCAAATCCGGCGCAATCGTGGTCAGCCCGGAAATTGCCAGGGCCAGCAGGATGCAGAGCAGGTCCAGCACCTGTAAAAGTCCCATACGATAACTGCTTATCATTGCAAAATATCCTCTAGAGCATTTTACCTTGGCGCGTTACGTCCACAAGGTTTTTACGGGCTCGCTTTGCTGCTTGGCAGCGCAATTACATTAATTCAATGGTGAAATGCTTCGCATTATCCCGCCGTAAGCTGCTCTCAACGGCGCGAACGCCTTGGGGCGGACGCCAGGGCGCGCAACAGCCGGGGCAATGTTTCCGTGGAATTGCCCCGGGGAAGTGCCGGCTCGGCAGGGGCTAGCGCCCCGTGCTGTCCGATTCCGGCGATGCCGGAACGTGCATGTCTTCAAGGATGCCGTCGGCCACCTTTTCGGCGTCAAAGTCGTTCAGGGCCATCTGGCGTCCGGCAGCGCCCATGCTGGCCATGAGCTCGGGGCGGAGAATGAATGCTTCCATGGCGGACGCAAGGGCCTTGGGATCGCGCAGGGGTACAAGGTAGCCATTATGCCCGTTGCGCACAACCTCGCGGCAACCGGGCGCGTCAGTGACGATGGCGGCGCGTCCCATGCTCATGCCTTCCATGATGGAGGTGGGCGTGCCCTCGCGCCACGAGGGCAGCACCATGACGTGCGCCGCGCTTATGTAGGGGCGCACGTCCCGCGTTTCGCCAAGATATTCGATGCCGCCGTGGTCCTGCCACTGGCGCACCTGCTCCAGGCTGACGCTGCCGAGTCCCTGTTCCTCGGGTCCCAGAAGCAGAAAACGCGCCTGGGGATGCCTGGCCTTGAGTTCATGCGCGGCCTCGGCGTATTCACTCAGCCCCTTGGCTTCAAGCAGGCGGGCCACCAGCAGAAAAACCGGCGGTTCGGTCAGCGTGCCGTCATCCGTAAGCCCGGGCAAGGGCGTGGGGGCAAAGCGGGCTGTGTCCACCCCGGTGCCGCGCGCCCGCAGGATTCGCGCCTTTGGCCCCAGAATCCCGGCTTTCTGGAAGGTGGCGATGTCGTCTTCATTCTGAAAAAAAACGCCTTCAGCGGCGGAAAGCGCCGTGCGGTACAAGAGGGCGCTCAGGCGGTTGACGCATTTTTTAAAAAGGCTGTCGGCCTCAAAGGCGTAGCCGAGTCCGGTGATGGTGGCGTAACTATGCGGCACGCCTGCCACACGGGCCGCAATGCCGCCGTATATGACGGGCTTGATGGTGGAGGCAAAGAGCAGGTCGGGCTTTTCATTTTTGAAAATGCGCAAAAGCGCCCCGGTGGTGCGCAGGTCGTTCAGGGGGTTGAGCCCCTTGCGATCCAGCGGATAATGCTGCAGCCGCGCCCCCTGGGCCGCCAGAACCGCCTCCGCTCCCGGATCGCCGGGCGGCGTGCAGCAGATCACTTCATGGCCAGCCCGAAACATGTGGCGCACCAGTACGCTCCAGAAATTGCTCATGGACCTGGCCTGATTGCCCAGAACTATGATCTTCATTCTCTCGCGGCTCCCTTTGGCGCTGACACCGGCCTGTCACAAAGTCAGGCCGCGCTCTTATGTAAATGGCTATAGCATCTGCAAGGATAACTGAAAAGGGGCTGCCGCGGCTCAAAACCGATTTTGCTACATTGCCGCGACATTTTCACACGGGCTGACGCCAGGCGAGCCCGGCTTTACAGCCCGGCCCGAGCAGCGTAACATCAACAGAATCTGGCCTGGAGGTCATACGCCTCCCGCACGGATACAAATCATTGCAAAACAGGACGCAACTATGAGCGCGTATTCCCAATTGTGTGCCTCCATGCAGGCAGCCCCTTCCCGCTGGCTGGTTACCGGCGTCGCGGGTTTTATCGGTTCCAACCTGCTGGAACATCTTTTGAAGCTTGGCCAGACCGTCGTCGGTCTGGACAACTTTTTGACCGGTTATCAGAAAAATCTTGATATGGTGCGCGATATCGTCGGGCCTGAAGCCTGGAGCCGTTTTACCTTCATTGAAGGCGACATTCGCGATCTGGACACCTGCCATAAAGCCTGCAAAGGCATACAGCACGTGCTGCACGAGGCGGCGCTGGGTTCCGTGCCGCGCTCCATTGATGATCCCTTGCTGTCCAACAGCTGCAATATCACGGGCTTTCTGCACATGCTTGTGGCCGCCCGCGACGCCGGGGTCAAGAGCTTTGTGTATGCCGCTTCTTCATCAACCTACGGCGATTCGCCGGGACTGCCCAAGGTGGAAGACAAGATCGGCCGTCCCCTGTCGCCATACGCCGTCACCAAGTATGTGGACGAGCTTTATGCCGACGTGTTCAACCGCTGCTACGGCTTTTCCACCGTCGGGCTGCGCTACTTCAACGTTTTCGGCCAGCGGCAGGATCCCTACGGCGCGTATGCCGCCGTTGTGCCGCAGTGGTTCGCCAGCCTCATCAAGGGCGAAACTGTCTTTGTGAACGGCGACGGCGAAACCAGCCGCGACTTCTGCTACATTGACAATGTTGTGGAGGCCAACCTGCTGTCCAGCTTCGCCCAGGGCGAAGCCGCCAACACCATCTACAATGTGGCCTTTGGTCAGCGCACCACCCTCAATGAGCTTTTTGACCTTATCCGCGAAGAGGTGGCCCGCCATAAGCCCGAAGCCGCCAACGCCAAGGCCGAACACCGCGATTTTCGCGCGGGCGACGTGCGCCACAGCCTGGCCGACATCAGCCGCGCCGCGACCCGGCTGGGATATGCCCCCCATTTTGACGTGCGCCAGGGCCTGCGTCTGGCTGGTGACTGGTACGCCGCCAACCTGTAGCCCCCTTTACAGCACGGCCGCAGCCCTGCTTTGCCAGCGCTGCCGCTGCCGCGCCGCGACGAAAGTACTGAAAAAGCCGTCAGCCCATTTGGGCTGACGGCTTTTTTGCGCACTGTGTGATGTCGGTTTGAAGTGCGTTGCGGGGAGATTGCCATGTTCTGTGGGGGAGGGACCCTTTTGCAAAAGGGTCCCCTCCCCCACAAAGCAGCTCAAGCGAATGCGTAAAAAATCGCACGCCTATTGCTTGCGCGTGGAGTTGTAAAAGTTGATCAGGCAGCCGTCGAGAATGATCTGGCGCTCGTCATCGGTCAGATCCTTGAGGGTCAGGGCTATCTGCTCGGCGCTGCCGTTTTCGCGCACGACGTAGGCCAGTATGGTGGGATCGGCATTCTGCACGGCCCTGCGCACGTTGGGCACGGCCAGCCAGTCACCCACCTTGAGCGTCGCGGCAAGATCGGCGTCAGTGATGAAGGGCAGCATGCCCCAGTTGATGAGGTTGGAGCGGTAACGCTTGGTGGCGTATTCCACTGCCAGGTTGGCCCAGCCGCCCAGCACTTTCTGGCAGGAGGCGGCCTGCTCGCGGGCCGAACCGTCGCCGGGTTTGACGGCAAAGATGGTGGACCCGATGCCCACGTTTTTGAGGTCGGCGGCTCCCTGCATGATGTCCAGCCCGCAAAGGGCGAAAAGGGCGCGGGCGCGGGCCACGAGTTCAGGATCAGCCGGATTGGCAAGCCGCGCCTTTTCCATGGCGTCTACGGCCTTGGCGCGCCCAACATAGTCGGGGTCTTTGCGCGACAGGGTGTATTCCGCCAGTTTGAGGGGATTGGAGCGCAGCGACGAGGTTTCGCCCGAAGGGATAAGCTCGTCCGTGGTGGTCACGGGATCGGTGATGACGCTGGCCACCTGGAG
This DNA window, taken from Desulfovibrio sp. 86, encodes the following:
- a CDS encoding SDR family oxidoreductase is translated as MSAYSQLCASMQAAPSRWLVTGVAGFIGSNLLEHLLKLGQTVVGLDNFLTGYQKNLDMVRDIVGPEAWSRFTFIEGDIRDLDTCHKACKGIQHVLHEAALGSVPRSIDDPLLSNSCNITGFLHMLVAARDAGVKSFVYAASSSTYGDSPGLPKVEDKIGRPLSPYAVTKYVDELYADVFNRCYGFSTVGLRYFNVFGQRQDPYGAYAAVVPQWFASLIKGETVFVNGDGETSRDFCYIDNVVEANLLSSFAQGEAANTIYNVAFGQRTTLNELFDLIREEVARHKPEAANAKAEHRDFRAGDVRHSLADISRAATRLGYAPHFDVRQGLRLAGDWYAANL
- a CDS encoding glycosyltransferase family 4 protein is translated as MKIIVLGNQARSMSNFWSVLVRHMFRAGHEVICCTPPGDPGAEAVLAAQGARLQHYPLDRKGLNPLNDLRTTGALLRIFKNEKPDLLFASTIKPVIYGGIAARVAGVPHSYATITGLGYAFEADSLFKKCVNRLSALLYRTALSAAEGVFFQNEDDIATFQKAGILGPKARILRARGTGVDTARFAPTPLPGLTDDGTLTEPPVFLLVARLLEAKGLSEYAEAAHELKARHPQARFLLLGPEEQGLGSVSLEQVRQWQDHGGIEYLGETRDVRPYISAAHVMVLPSWREGTPTSIMEGMSMGRAAIVTDAPGCREVVRNGHNGYLVPLRDPKALASAMEAFILRPELMASMGAAGRQMALNDFDAEKVADGILEDMHVPASPESDSTGR
- a CDS encoding sugar transferase, whose product is MISSYRMGLLQVLDLLCILLALAISGLTTIAPDLSVFDDYTGATLFTIFFYMLFFYILDAYSVGQEDFKETAGRVLVACLLGIISSATASYAFQHWRFDRETVVLLFALSFCFSLFWRWLYHLNAHKLTHPMRILLVGVDRAGKVRQLLAEGLPQAEIIGYVGEHDQGPDAGPCLGPPFLALDIAHEKKATMILLLPDAPIDDEIAHDLLEAKLRGSMVVDIRSFYEHVVQRLPLSQITDEWLLQTEGFSLNTRGSLRRLKRALDVLISLVLLIPATPIMLLTALIVRLESPGPVIYKQDRVGLFEKEFTVYKFRSMRADAEKNGAVWASAGDARVTRFGRFIRKVRIDELPQIWNILKGDMSFIGPRPERMAFVQKLKETIPYYSLRHTVKPGLTGWAQVCYPYGASEEDARRKLEYDLYYIKNMSILLDINIIFKTVGVVLFPKGAR
- a CDS encoding GyrI-like domain-containing protein, with product MSEFTVTIVEYPAKRLTGIKVRSNMAKAQEDCSALWQRFCTDYAQVMPTASYGVTVMVNAEDFDYWAAVEDKDGRLPADLEHVDIPAGKYAVCGVPNLASIGEAYMFIFQNWLASQQTYAYDEQSLSFELYPSHWSVENPFEIYVGIKG